TGAGTGAAGTTTTATGGTGAAGATAATTACAGTGATAGATTCAAATGGATATGAGAACTTTGATAGATAGATCAGTTTATACAAGAATGGATTAAAAGGACAAAACAGAACATGATCACCATTTCCAGAAAACATTGGAACCACACTTGAACTTGTCTTTGCCTTCGCATTCCAACGCCAAATCTTCTGAGATAAATGGCACTTTctgcaaatacaaaaaaacacacacacaaagaagAACATCATGATCTACTCAATCAACTATCTccgaaagaagaaaaaaacaaaggttGAGTTTTAGGAATATAAAACCTTTTGCTTGGCAAGATCTTGGCAACCAGTGAAATTCTCAGGGAACTTGCAGCTTCCGAACTGGACAGTGAATGCTCTCGCAAAGTTTGCTCCGCTTGTTGCCAATCTCTTCTTATCATTCAGTTCCTATCAATCATAATTACAACAAAAGGTCATTTACTTTGCGTATAATGTTTATTTAAAGATCTCAAACAAGATTCAAGACTTTACTTTGTTGGCTTTGCTCTTCTCAAGGTACTCATCGAAGACGCTAGCATTAGCAGAAGCAGACACAGCAGCAGTGGAGAAGAGTGTAGCAGCTAAGAACACCATGGCGGATCTTCTTCCAttaacatcatcatcaccaccaacTTGTTGAGCTGCTTTGATCACAGGAACCGTCTGTTTCTTATGACCAAACCCAACCGACGATGAGTTCACCAAACCCACTTTCTGGTTTAGCTCTACTGAGCTAGCGCCAGAGATTGCGTAGCTGCAGGTGAGAACACTCGAGTTCATGGCCGCCATTTAgagatctctctctctgttgCTTCTTCAGAAAGTCAAAAGAGCTTTTGggtttttgtctttttgattGGTGACTGAATGAAGGAAGGGGATTAGGATGATGATGACGTGGAAGTGTGAATGTAATAACGGGATTGTGGTTGGTGAGTGTGGATAAGGTGAGATTTCCCCATCAGTCCTAATTGGCAAAAAGTTTTTAAACGCTTTCAAGTTTTCAGATTCTCTCTGTTTTATGTGGTTATAGCTTCACTTTAGTCCCCACCTCTCAGCTCCAAACTCAGTTTTATCATGTTTCCCTAGTAACGAATCGGATCAAGCCCAAAATGGCCGGAGCCTGATCAGGAGGATTAGCCTTGTCATAAGCAGCTATGAGGCTGGACGCTACTTCATGAAGCTTGTCTTCCACGGCAGGCTTAGCTTCAGGGCTGCATCAGATGTAACTCAAAATCACCACAAGCTCAGAGCTCAAAACTCAAGGCAATGTAGGATATGTTACCTAGCCAATGTAGCTTGTAAAGGATATGAAAGCAAATCCAACACTACTTTTTGTCTGAATCTGTCACCAAATGAAAATCCCATCCTTGAGAAGCTCGACTGCTTCTTGTAATCTATGATCAACGTGAAGTGAAGGAAATAACAGCTTTAAAACCTGGCCTACAGAAGTTGCCCCATGCCGCTTTGATAGTTTACTTCTGCTAACTTTTGTTACCCCTGTATTAtgtctttttaaaaatgtaatcgTTGACTTTAATCTTGTATGATCCTTTGATTAGTGACATTACCATTTTTTAAGGGAAGAATCCATGGAAAATACACAACTTCAAACGAATGTTTAATATGTTCcacagtttttcttttttttggctcAGATTCTAATGCAACAAAAGATAATACACGATTTATACAATAATATCACATCATCAGTTGTCATCATCTCTATAAAAGGGTTTTGTTTTGAGAAGAGGGAAGAAAATTAAGGCATTTGCCTTCTTTCTTTTCCCTCCCTCCTGCAAGTAGTAAGCAAtgtaaaagataaaaacaatcaagaaaaaagataaaatctTTCTGTACACAAACTCTCTAAGTGTGTGACTGGTTTCTTCTCCCACTCACGCTGATCTCGCTTCTCTTCAGGTGAAAggctttttttctctttcttctgcCTTTGCTATATGCGAAAAAGGGTTTCCTCAAAACGACGCATGGTTTCTAGCCCGTTTTTGAACCCAACATACAAATGTATGTTTTGAGGTTAACCCTTATTATGTTGGTTTTCCCTAGCTAATGGAACTGTTCCATCACAATATTCCATTTAAGACCCTTTGGTAGTAATCATATTGCCGTGTTCGCCATGCATCTAAGCTACTGCTGATTAGAGATAGCACCAACGACACACATTGCTGGTTTCGTGACCCCAACCAAAtgcaaaataaaagaaagactGTTACCAACAGTGGATCATATGAGAAGTTGAATTCAAAGAACATAAGACAGGATCTACCTCTTCGGTTAAGCTTAGATGGAATCGTTTTCTTAAGTTTTGAATGGTTCGTGGACCACCTTTGAAGCAAGGGTAGCCCGAGTCCTAATCAAATACGATACACAACACGGAAAAATAACTAGGCTTTGTTAGCATATTATAACTTATCTGAAGAAGGCAAGAAGGAGATTATGATGATACCTGTAACATTTCAACTAAGAGAATAATTCTCTCAGCGTGCTTTCTACATGTAAGGAATCCTTGAATGCATAGCACCTAATCACAAGTTAGATGTTAAAAAGGTTAAGAGACTTTAAAAGTGATAGAATTAAGAGGCGAGAGGGAGAGCCACGTGGATACCTTGAAATAGTCAAAGAACTCACTTGGAACTCCATCAGCATCAGAGTCCATGACCTAGTTGTCAcaaagtgtttttctttttcttaggtATAAATTGGGACTAACAAAGACTTCCAAGagacgaattaaaaaaaaaaacaaattatattagaGAAAGACTTGAGTGTGTTAACTTAAACGGAGTTAACTTAAACGGAGTTAATTATATTACCTCAAGAAGTTCACGTGTTAACTTAAACGGAGCGCTCTCGAAGTTAACACCACCAGGAGAATTCGAAAGCATAAAGCCGAAATCAATGTGTATGATATGACCCTCTTCATCCAAGAGAAGATTTCCATTATGACGATCTTTTACCTACAACAACCAATTCAAAACCATGAGCCTTAAAACCTCAAAACATGCTATTCATGTAACATATCAATAGCAACAGAAACATGTAAGACCTATAATAAATCTCTACGTTTACAACGCACTTAGATGCTTTTAAACAGGTGAATAAACAATGTACTGAGAGATAAGGGGGCGCTAAAAGATGTACCTGCAGAAGATAACAGACCAAGGAATATCCAGCCATACTCTCAACAAAATTCCTCTGCAAAAGAAGCCATCTCGGAAGGTTATATACATAATGGCATACGGCACAAGAAGGTAAGAATGgatcatttattatatgaaaaaaaataacaaacatgCTGGTTGAGATGAACTATTACGATCTACCTCAATACTACATTACCTGGGCGAGCTTAAAACTCGGAGAGTTTTCTTTATACTTTGCAGCAAAGAAATCACGTAGGCTAGCGATGTTGGGGTATCTACTTTTGATAGAATGAATAGAAGCCTGCAGGAAGGGAAAATGGTACTTTTTACATATGCTTCCACTGTAGAAAGTTTATGACAGGATACAACGTAGTAAATTAAACAGGGTTCAGGTTTAC
This DNA window, taken from Raphanus sativus cultivar WK10039 unplaced genomic scaffold, ASM80110v3 Scaffold0544, whole genome shotgun sequence, encodes the following:
- the LOC108812254 gene encoding photosystem I reaction center subunit N, chloroplastic, giving the protein MAAMNSSVLTCSYAISGASSVELNQKVGLVNSSSVGFGHKKQTVPVIKAAQQVGGDDDVNGRRSAMVFLAATLFSTAAVSASANASVFDEYLEKSKANKELNDKKRLATSGANFARAFTVQFGSCKFPENFTGCQDLAKQKKVPFISEDLALECEGKDKFKCGSNVFWKW